The sequence below is a genomic window from Takifugu flavidus isolate HTHZ2018 chromosome 11, ASM371156v2, whole genome shotgun sequence.
ttaataagctgcgtgtgcgcaatgagcgtgcgcgtgtttcggacgcacattgcggctgttcgacgggaatgttgtgacggatgatcaaactttgtaccgtgtttcctctaaccgcgttttccgctaaccctgagccaacattttagaggttgaggaagcacattttaatactcacaataagtcgacaatattatttgcagttagtggaaaaatccacggaaagagggacacaaacgcgacagttttagcctcctctctttgtccctccaccagggggacaatcaatcctttatttaaaaaaggagagtatgtaaagagggagagatcaaggcattacattttattgttttaacaactggttctttgtggaatatgaatttgttattatggatttatgaaatgtgttctgttttgaatgaagcagtcaagaaaacgaaaccaaacctaaacccatccaaggtagttttctatgtcaactggactgggtttcttctcttgaagacgtttcgccttctatccagaaggcttcttcggttcccatggtgttttcatatttttggtcctgtacatgtggtcagatagattagtctgagcagaattgggtgttttttgccctttgctgtgtgtcatctattctattcagcatgttgggttgcttgacttctgttgggttgtggcaacttgatcatcacttctgagatattgacacacctttttcctgaggctggctccaatgctgccaacacacctggccatggatatggtgggacttctgtgatgagtggggtcagaggtggtggacaagctctgctccaaaacaagcttgctagatatgtttgggatctcctccgccacaaccaccagctgcaactagtagctgtgcacgccatgcagagttttgacctctaggtcaggctacaaatgttttttccagcaccatcatgtgttcgtgagaaacatgatgcgcctgatcaaaaaaagctgcttgtaatctgacagacgagccatgatgagatgtcaaggtgcgttgttgaaaatgaagatcctcttcttggaatcctgtctgagatgacagaagatgatgctgcatttgacccactttgatgatgtgatgacgtatttctgtttagttttgaatgcattctcatcttatttgttgaatttaatgttgagaactgacatcttgaaagaatttaggttttcttgtaaaccataaccagataaaaaatgatttaatttgtatttgtgtgcgtccgtctaatgccaccgcaccttctgaaacacccaggagaaacattttttccacaactattttatttttaacatggtgtaaacttttaagatgtcccaaaacttttttccaatatatatgtggcctgtatgatgtacagggtgacatcatataatagattttgatgtgaatgagccgacaatacgtcattggacagacctctgcttgtcttcatgctgagaatcatgttctttaatcttcttttctctgtcagcagactgttcctgcttaaccgtttagactcacatttaaaaatgagcgaatgtgtgatggaagaggaagagagagcagagtccgtagtgcccagctgtgtgtccctgaagagctaCAGGTCCAAAGAGGAACCTGAGAggaacttcggtattggacctcaaggctcacctttaaagtaaggttttctgaaccacataactctgccttagaacatttcacaaccatacaaaacatcattttgtgggtattagcctctactatcgtgaaaaattaaattcatcagctctttaaaatgaaacggtgcacagtcctttcaccatgttggcctgtggaaaaccagtgttgtcgggccgatggaccagcgtccccgtcgttgccggaccactgttggccaccagttgggttttgggatcaaagtgggggcgtttcctgtatccggttctcctcacggatccatgactacaacatgttgctgcaagtgcagagacgtttgctctggaaagaactttagagcacattcagtgctgcaggatgaggggctggaaaaggtgccagttcttttctcactgcagggaacagttaaaaaaagcagcttaaactctgaaaacatgaaaatgatacagagacatcattgatttattgattcagttgtgatccagaatggattagaaatgttcctgtttgataaaaatgcagtgaattgggattattgaactccaacctctacagattatttaccttcatcacagtctcatcactatttctgatgtttcctcaggatggacgaggacagagcagagtccacagtgcccagctgtgcgtccctgaagagtgaccggtccaaaggtggaataataaacttcagaagttcagaggaaatgtaagaaaactaaagcgtgatgatgtgtttgtgtggcagctgttagtcacattaacagcagcaggttgtgagtttattattggagatgtttaacacttaaacctcagacagtcatatagttacagacttaatgtgaatattgttgattagaaacaagaatcatgtttaaactgaaagatgaattcagacataaatgctggaacaatattgagtcttgatcaggttctttcatcctataaatcaaaggactaatagagatgtgtttcatagtgagaggggggagcacatcctatcaaactgggaccaggcagctccaccaggagagtcctcttgttcacaatctggaagcagatctggagatgctgaaatgaagcccaaacaaagtaaaactgttcaatatgagatttaatttgtgatgtcatgaatttgtagttgtgttgatgatttattttagatggaaatcattggtttacttatgttcaggaagtgatctgcaggaggtgatagaaggtcataagatgagtctgaagagaagatgtgaacatgtgactgaaggaactaatgaagcaggaagtggaaccctgctgaacaagatctacactgagctctacatcactgagggacaaagtgaggaggtggacacacaacatgaggtgagacagcttgagagaacctccaagaagaacatccaggacactccaatcaagtgccaggacatcttcaaagtcttatctgagcaacagagacacatcagagtggttctgaccaacggtgtcgccggcgttggaaaaaccttctcagtgcagaagttcagtctggactgggcagaaggtttggagaaccaagacatcagtctggtgcttccgctctcatggagggagctgaacttgatcagagatgagcagcacagtcttctctcactgcttcatgttttccatccaacattacagaagatcagagcagaagatctgactgtctggaaacttctgttcatctttgatggcctggatgaaagcagattttcactgggtttcaacaaccatcaggtcatctctgatgtcacacaagtgtggtcagttgacgtgctcctggtgaacctcatccaggggaacctgcttccctcagctctcatctggatcacctccagacctgcagcagcccatcagattcctccctcgtgtgttgacaggatcacagaagtacgaggcttcactgactcccagaaggaggagtacttcaggaggaggttcagtgatgaagatctgtccaagagaatcatctcacacatcaaggcctccaggagcctccacatcatgtgtctgatcccagttttctgctggatcactgctatagttctggaggacatgatgaccagagaccagagaggagagctgcccaaaaccctgactgacctctactcacacttcctgagggttcagataaagaggaagaagcagaagtatggaggaaagcagagaccagaggaactgaataaggctgataaaaaactccttctgaagttgggtcagctggcgtttgaacatctggagaaaggaaacatcatgttctactcagaagacctggagcgatgtggactggacgtctccgaggtgtcggtgtactcaggagtttggacagagatcttcaagagagagagtgtgatcttccagaaatcagtctactgctttgttcatctgagtgttcaggagtttctggctgccgtctacatgttccaccgttacaccaggaaagacacagcggttataaatcagttcctagaatattctgaaccagtcacatctcttgatgacttcctcaggagagcactaatgaaatctctcaaaagtgaaaatggccacctggacttgtttgttcgcttccttcatggtctctctctggagtccaatcagaggatcttgggtggactgttggatcagaggagaaccacccagaaaccatccagaaggtcctcaacaacctgaaggaggtgaacagtgatgaaatctccccagacagaagcatcaacatcttccactgtctgatggagatgaaggatcagtcagtccatcaggagatccaagagttcctgaagtcagagaagaaatcagagaggagactgtcagagatccactgttcagctctggcctacctgctggagatgtcagaggaggttctggatgagctgaacctgcggcagtacaacacctcaaaggagggacgacgtcgcctgattccagctgtgaggaactgcaggaaggccgtgtaagtaaagatttttggggccggacatcggcgtttaaatcaagcgagtgggtcatgtcaggtagcaataccccctccagtggtcattccttcaattctttatctccattgcagcgtccataaattaaaaacaacaacaattcatccagaaatgttcaacactggctggatataagttcaaaggtcaatccagacaaaccaacataaggcaggaataataggagccacaagttaacttactatcatgaaattactgtcatgtcattaaatcacttttgtttgtttgtatacatcgtattctaacgacagaaaaacacattttaactaatgacacgtgactattttgcttcatttgttcaacgtaaaaacagccggcctcgttggtttaaatgggtgttttaggtctttgtggcggttccgtttggagcctttatgtgacccacaaagttgtttgaccctttccacacccgttaggtggcaacttcatcactagcaacaaaaggtgcagtgaaaatgatttgaagggaaacaggcagatagaacagaagctgagggcaatcgatgcaaccagagactctgtcatcgatcggatcgctgaattaagacttgacgcaccatcgtacaaattggatgaaatgcaaaatatccaaagagccgatagacagataaaaagatgcacgtttctttaaaccatttgctataatcattttaaatattgagtaattatgagctgttctaaaataagacagatgttgagaataattcagttgcatttcagatctgatggtcgttcaaactgttgctctacggtgttgaatttagcttttccaggaaatgagctacatttgtgttgaggtcgattctcagataagttgatgagaaatcccaaagtttgactcactatttttgtttcatacacaacagactgtttggtcgtgttctttcaacgagtcattgggaagttgtggcctcagcaatgacgtcaaacccttctcatctacgggagctgagcttaatctggaaccaaaacctgacagatgccgtagtaaagttactgtcttctgcaatgatgcatccaaactgcagactggaggcgctcaggtcaggaggcctctgttggtcttttctaaatttctttacattttctgcttttctcttcattttcagatttagaaatgtgtttttatttgccccatttattccttatcCAGGCTggggtgctgcagtttatcagagatcagctgtgactctctggcctcggcgctgaggtccaatccctcccatctgagagaactggacctgagtgagaaccagctgcaggatccaggagtgaagcagctctgtggtgctctccaggatcctctctgtaagctggagactctcaggtcagtcagagatgatccagtactttcccaggtgtaactagttagacaataactgtttccatgtttgatctttgttataaacgtagtgttacagttctcagaaaaaagaccacacaggacagatttgcagtattaaattggttgtggaaatctgtcccatgtgaggatggtcatcaatgactagaaaggaagtatcagttgtagatttgtcttgttttattttaggctggccacaaaaccgcccaaacattcagaccaatcaaaaatggttcttcctgtcttttaaagatcagaaggaaaactagaaaccccaaaagaaagctgctgcagtgtgccatgccccttctctactgagaaaagccatcccaaaaaagagaaaagcccaagtgtgaagtgagcaccctgttaaaccttggtaccgaaagcctgcagtcattctcatcttaggtggcttcattccagccagaagcccaaacctgcctccctcttaaaggggcagcaggtcagtccaaccacagaaaccttcatgaagatctgaagctttcagcatccacaattgttgcacctcacttccattggagtccaaatcagaagtcaacaagttgattctacaccgattctacacaatgcaaccattttaaaaaggtttccatccataagttttcacacatttttatataaatctgtttgttcatcgcctccttctgttgtaatggtcattaaagaaaatgaccttatttgagtttttctcctcacaaatatgactttctatgaacgatgcaataaatgcagcttgcaatctaagacaagtgtgtgtatataatagtagtggaagtagctcatgaaataatacatttgctcctCATcaaatctctctatgttattaaagaaaaacctgctcttagtcaacaacatctaagacatcaaccaaaaatcagctcagtgtgcttgtctctagtaggtggcagctgcaccttttcctgaggtccttgttgatgccctgagggggattgatgctcctgcaatgttttctggcagcattgagcttgcagtggggcaatcaaacacactgtgggggggctctctttccttctctcatctggagaacaagtgacaccagctgccaatcattgttggagaaatgtgcagtcaggggaacgatgcgtccagactatagccacccttccagcatccagcagtgtctaaaacctttgatttggtttcaccagagagtgtagggattgcagggtcgctgcagcatcgcccacaagctgtcaggagtgggtcgctttgtcccaactcctgacaagagttgagtgctattgagaaatgtggtctcacaaacttggaaggtattttgacctacacacactttacatacactgtagatcttgtccaaccgccctgaaagaacccaaaataggaacatacggcagataagccggtgcaggaccagaggtttgttgcttggaagctgtgttttgctctggtacatgttgatttttatttgtcttctctcaaaataattcttattttagactaagttactgcagtttatcagagaccagctgtgattctgtggcttcggctctgaagtccaacctctcccatctgagggttctggacctgagcaaaaacacgttgcaggattcaggagtgaagcggctctgttctggactggagagtccaaactgtaaactggagaggctcaggtcagtcttcatttttctacctatataccagctgctaagatggtgaagtgaggctgttctcaacactgctgtgatgcaccacattaaaaaaattccttgtaatatcgtgaattcaggtctgacccaactaagaactaacgtaggtttagtactgacgcagataacatgcagacctgcaccgtataacctcatcctgcatttttcagattgattaactgcagcttatcagagatcagctgtggctctctggcctcggcgctgaggtccaatccctcccatctcagagaactggacctgagtcagaaccagctgcaggatccaggagtgaagctgctctttgcttttctccactttccaaactgccgactggaaactctggggtaaacaccattctcaaaaatgtccattattccatccgagggtcctcacactttctgagtgtgtgtgttgtgcccagttccttcaggagggagggccacacggggaccacttattcatgataaattgatttaaggacagtgaaaaagccgacagatggtaaccaaaattagacaaaactaggtgagggtgcctggtagacaccagccaacgaggggggagatggtgagggagacaggaagtcatctaagacaggttgtgcctttaaagatgagccacaggtgagatggatctccatgatgagatgggaggaaagaggtgggagaacctgggaagagtgagggccagaacaatatatattctcctctggaacagtgcaaacctgagaggttggaattgtggtaattacatattactatcattttttaacctggaactaaattaaatatttacagatcatgcctttgattcacctttcagatgaatactggtttcacttataaccttataaaagtttcccttctttatttagattatgggactgcCGTTTATCAAagaccagctgtggctctctggcctcggcgctgaggtccaatccctcccatctcagagaactggacctgggttaCAACtttctgcaggattcaggagtgaagctgctctgtggttttctccaggatccaaactgccgactggaaactctgaggtaaacaccattctcaaaaatgtccattattccatccgagggtcctcacactttctgagtgtgtgtgttgtgcccagttccttcaggagggagggccacacggggaccacttattcatgataaattgatttaaggacaatgaaaaagccgacagatggtaaccaaaattagacaaaactaggtgagggtgcctggtagacaccagccaacgaggagggagatggtgagggagacaggaagtcatctaagacaggttgtgcctttaaagatgagccacaggtgagatggatctccatgatgagatgggagggaaagaggtggggagaacctgggaagagtgagggccagaacaatatatattctcctttggaacagtgcaaacctgagaggttggaattgtggtaattacatattactatcattttttaacctgtaactaaattaaatatttacagatcatgcctttgattaacctttcagatgaatactggtttcacttataaccttataaaagtttcccttctttatttagattaagtggctgcagtttatcagagatcagctgtggctctctggcctcggcgctgaggtccaatccctcccatctcagagaactggacctgagggggaaccagctgcaggattcaggagtgaagctgctgtctgatcttgtagagaatccacactatgggctggagacattgagacagtagctggttgaagccagtcaactcccgctcatctgctgcatcactcactgaccactggtgaagagcatctgtggaaacatctgccgtctactccctccatagatgaaaaattcagtttttaaaaagcgctggtggactttcaggagatcagtcgatggtcgacaaagcagaagcagcttcgccttgaagttaaattagttcctggtatcacacaatgcatctttataaagttctaaatggctcctcggccactcttagaagcatgaaaacattctcttaattgtctcttcaaatgtctgtattatacgttactattttacatcatgccttcagaatctttagggtttagtatttactgtctctgtgacatggagcattggaatatttcagctgcagccagcaaaaacccatcagaatgacggctatcggtgggaaccgcaggtcatttgactttagtcagtctgttcaatgttataggatttattgcaatctaataaaaactatgaataaatgtgggaaataggaaataaaaagaagcaaaatgaccaaataaaactcctatgaatagtgtaaatttaaagatgtcaagaatggaatatcagcttaaatggaatcaaacataaagtgtaaaggcctcctttaagtttactgcaaaaataaacacaaaatcaagagcgacacgccccaaaaacgtctcattctctcttctgtctccactcattcttttatattctcttaagataatggggacggggtcgcgtgataacaaaacaacctaactggggactatatttttgttgcaagaactttggctcttcagaagtttctatgttggcttccacagattgtgcatccactagaaactcagtgtttttgaggaactaccaggagtggctggagtggaggccaatgacgctatagctacatatagatcacctaACAGtgacccaaaagaccaccagttggcgcagcaatactaaagataggaggttgtggtcgttgcgcagacgcggagtgatatcacgcacaaacgtgccctatgttctatataccgtatgttcgtgaccaaagggcgcaccgtattaaaaggtgcagcctcagttacgggtgctgtttctgtatttaacacatacatcaggcgctccggattatagggcgcgggcatggtaaaacatagcgctaccatagcttaaaacatgcatgctagtgTGTATTTAGCACTTTTGCAAAAGCTGGCAAGTCGAAcaacgacaacaatgtttccaaaattaaaattttcgtatttttcgtattttgttattaagccccggagggctgaagcaggaccgctgttaaaaatgtatcagtccgcgctttcagttctggtgcaacgtccagttctaaacgtatgaatccgcgtattgacgtttcaacgtcccatcagtaaagggagagatttggatatagtccccctgaggtggtgtttttagagcagttcttcacaactttctctttgcctgataagaggtccaaacattatttcacttccctataaaatactctaaaatttgccattcaagatcagataccaccaggtataattcatcctctaaattttcacaatttcttattctgtcaggctgtttttaaacctttggcaacatcaaataaagtactcaactggtattatgtcaggctggtttacatcccattaaagaagccagcagaaataaagcacaacagttacacagactacgcacaataatatagaggatataaaaaacagtgctgagatgggtttgtgtcactttagtaaaatcaaagcatttttctttatgtgccagcaatgaacacaatctaagaagtctttgacactaaacatatggagctcctatagaacaaactaaagatttgttgttattaagataaagaaatgcaacatttcccccagagaaacgatggcgatggaaaaagccctggctgtgtgtgtgcatcacagcaggcgtgggttctcctctctggagtcatgcggggctcctttgaagggcagatgaggaggttggttacagattcccctcagaaagatgattacggtgccaaaggtcatcaccggggtaaccaggaagaggcagagtcggtctactgtacgagcgatgccgctccagttatccttctcctgtcaggaccagacatttacgccacttttgatctttttaaatcagactttgggttgaggactctgtttgaaccctctgagctcattgtagtcgttcttgttgcgcatgtgtttaatgatgtagtggctccatccacagccggcttgatctctgcgtacagctgatggctcctccctcttcttgtggtttcacagctccacacagacaccaaagctcagaactcaaatgaagctactgatgcttctatatctcatgtgtttaaatgtttctggaaacgtactggcagcgtgtgtgactcgggtcaccagtccgtgtctcccagactgtttctcaaacatcagctcactgcgggacttcacactgtcgtactcctaaAGTTATTaatcacgtcggagccaacgacaccctgCTTCGTCAgttggaggtcaccaaaattaacatagagtcggtgtgcagctacGCCAAAACGATGTTGGActctgtagcattctctggtcccctccccaatctgccagcgatgagatgtttagccgcatgtcgtcgctccgtcgctggctgtcacggtggtgccccgaaaaccaggtggcctttctagacaattggagcacttttggggaaaacctggtctgattaggagagacggtgtccatcccacacgggatggtgcctctctcatttctagtaatttggctaattttattagacccaaagtgacctgacaatccagggtccagaccaggatgcagagttgtggtcttacacacctctctgctgcttccatagaaccctcatccaccaacaataacatatttaacactatagaggtagtctctgttccacggttaaaagttcaccaagcacagagcaggggagcggtcaatcaccataatcttataaaattaatactaaagcacaagttggagaaactaatatcacaattaagtgtggactgttaaatattagatctcttttgtgtaaatccctgttagtgcacgacctgatagcggatcatcacattgatttgttctgtcttactgagacctggcttcaggaggaggagtatgttagcttaaatgaccAGGAAGTGTTAGCAGGAAGTGTTACAGTTGAGCTCCGCACACATtgaaacaggaagcaccaaAATCAAATCCAGCTGAGTTGGACTGATTCATCAACTCTGAGCCACATAGAATTTAAGTACACAGCAGCTTGATTTTGTTGAAAAACCTTGTAGGAACATGTCTGATCAACAGGTTCAACCCCGATCAAGAAACAGACCCAGCTCAAACCTCTTCAATGCCGGTGTAATCCACCTCAAAATCACAAGTGTAGTTGAAACTCATAGCATTCCTCAAACCAAATGACTATTAACTCCTAGTTCTTAGCACAACTAAGTAAAACCCTCATCCCTCCTGCACGCGTCTGTGGATTTTCGTAAATGAACTTTATCGCTCTAGATCTATTCGACGACAGCAAAAGTGGCTTCTCTAAGTTGTATTAGctcaaaaatatataatttctcACTTACAGCAGATCTTTCTTCACAAACTGTTGGCAGTGAAAGTACGCCAACAACTGTTTGAACCTGTTGAAGGGAAGATGGAAGTGCTGCTGTCTCAAGTACTGCACTGCCCTCTAATGATCGCTAAAttcatatatctgtgtgtgtgtgtgtgggtgtgtgtgtgtgggagatgcTTGCCATCCAACACTCCTGGAACCAGAATCATAATGCTTCTGATcatcaaaactaaaatgaaagagTGAACACAAAACGCTGTTCACCTCTGGG
It includes:
- the LOC130533407 gene encoding NLR family CARD domain-containing protein 3-like, coding for MSRLFLLNRLDSHLKMSECVMEEEERAESVVPSCVSLKSYRSKEEPERNFGIGPQGSPLKMDEDRAESTVPSCASLKSDRSKGGIINFRSSEEIERGEHILSNWDQAAPPGESSCSQSGSRSGDAEMKPKQRSDLQEVIEGHKMSLKRRCEHVTEGTNEAGSGTLLNKIYTELYITEGQSEEVDTQHEVRQLERTSKKNIQDTPIKCQDIFKVLSEQQRHIRVVLTNGVAGVGKTFSVQKFSLDWAEGLENQDISLVLPLSWRELNLIRDEQHSLLSLLHVFHPTLQKIRAEDLTVWKLLFIFDGLDESRFSLGFNNHQVISDVTQVWSVDVLLVNLIQGNLLPSALIWITSRPAAAHQIPPSCVDRITEVRGFTDSQKEEYFRRRFSDEDLSKRIISHIKASRSLHIMCLIPVFCWITAIVLEDMMTRDQRGELPKTLTDLYSHFLRVQIKRKKQKYGGKQRPEELNKADKKLLLKLGQLAFEHLEKGNIMFYSEDLERCGLDVSEVSVYSGVWTEIFKRESVIFQKSVYCFVHLSVQEFLAAVYMFHRYTRKDTAVINQFLEYSEPVTSLDDFLRRALMKSLKSENGHLDLFVRFLHGLSLESNQRILGGLLDQRRTTQKPSRRSSTT